The Humulus lupulus chromosome 3, drHumLupu1.1, whole genome shotgun sequence genome window below encodes:
- the LOC133822785 gene encoding aspartyl protease family protein 2, giving the protein MVSFISLPLLLSATLFLFSAFTDPNIINVCNSKTTHTQDYLKLPLLHRNPFASPAELLSSDAYRLSVLHRRRRHPVVKSPVVSGASTGSGQYFVDLQVGTPPQKLLLVADTGSDLVWLRCSACKNCTHRLPGSAFLARHSATFSPHHCFHSACRLVPHPKPNPCNRTLLHSPCRYDYSYADGSTTSGFFSKETTTLRTSSGKETKVPGLSFGCAFRVSGPEASGGSFDGAQGVMGLGRGPISFSTQLGRRFGNKFSYCLMDYTIAPAPTSYLMFGGLQNDVILKIPKMSFTPLLFNPLSPTFYYIGIKTVFVDGLKLPISPSVWSIDELGNGGTVIDSGTTLTFLAEPAYRLVLAAFKRRVKRPSSAQPNLGFDLCVNVSGVSRLRLPKLSFQLAGNSVEFSPPQSNYFIEAAESVHCLAIQPVELDSGFSVLGNLMQQGFLFEFDKDRSRLGFTRHGCARP; this is encoded by the coding sequence ATGGTGTCTTTCATCTCTCTCCCACTACTGCTTTCTGCTACTCTCTTTCTTTTTAGTGCCTTCACTGACCCAAATATCATCAATGTCTGCAACTCCAAAACGACTCACACACAGGACTACTTGAAGCTACCGTTACTCCACAGAAACCCCTTTGCTTCTCCCGCCGAGCTTCTGTCTTCTGACGCTTACCGCCTCTCCGTCCTCCACCGCCGAAGGCGCCACCCAGTCGTCAAGTCTCCTGTTGTTTCCGGCGCCTCCACCGGCTCCGGTCAGTACTTCGTTGATCTCCAAGTGGGGACCCCACCGCAGAAGCTGCTCCTTGTTGCCGATACGGGAAGTGATTTGGTGTGGCTGAGATGCTCCGCCTGCAAGAACTGCACCCACCGGCTCCCAGGATCGGCGTTCCTCGCTCGCCACTCAGCCACATTCTCTCCGCATCACTGTTTCCACTCGGCTTGTCGACTCGTTCCGCATCCCAAACCGAACCCGTGTAATCGGACCCTATTGCACAGCCCGTGCCGCTACGACTATTCTTACGCCGATGGGTCCACCACGAGCGGGTTCTTCTCGAAGGAGACGACGACGTTGAGGACCAGCTCCGGGAAGGAGACCAAAGTCCCGGGCTTGTCGTTCGGGTGCGCTTTTCGGGTATCGGGTCCGGAAGCTTCGGGCGGAAGCTTTGATGGGGCCCAAGGGGTTATGGGTCTGGGCCGTGGACCCATTTCGTTCTCAACCCAACTGGGTCGCCGATTTGGGAATAAGTTCTCGTACTGTCTAATGGATTACACCATAGCTCCGGCACCCACGAGCTACCTCATGTTCGGAGGTCTACAAAACGACGTcattttgaaaatcccgaaaatgaGCTTCACACCTTTGCTATTTAACCCTCTTTCGCCGACTTTTTACTACATTGGGATCAAGACTGTCTTCGTCGATGGGTTGAAGTTACCAATAAGCCCTTCCGTCTGGTCCATCGACGAGCTTGGTAACGGCGGCACCGTTATTGACTCGGGGACGACGCTGACTTTCCTAGCTGAACCAGCTTACCGTTTGGTTTTAGCGGCGTTTAAACGTCGAGTTAAGCGACCGAGTTCAGCCCAGCCAAATCTGGGTTTCGATCTGTGCGTGAACGTTTCGGGCGTGTCGAGACTGCGTCTACCCAAACTGAGTTTCCAACTGGCTGGGAACTCAGTAGAGTTCTCGCCACCTCAAAGCAACTACTTCATCGAAGCAGCGGAGAGTGTCCATTGCCTGGCGATTCAACCCGTTGAGTTGGACTCGGGCTTTTCCGTGTTAGGGAATCTGATGCAACAGGGTTTCTTGTTCGAGTTCGACAAGGACAGGTCGCGACTCGGGTTTACGCGCCATGGATGCGCCCGACCTTGA